The window TATTATTTAGTTCAGTAAATTCAGAGTATTTTTGAAGTAATCATTAAAGggtagttcaccccaaaatgaaaataatgtcatttattactcaccctcatgccgttccacacccgtaagaccttcgttcaacttcggaacaaaaattaagatatttttgttgaaatcctatggctcagtgaggcttctatagccagcaatgacatttcttctctcaagatccgttaacgtactaaaaacatatttaaatcagttcatgtgagtacagtggttcaatattaatattataaagccatgagaatatttttggtgcggcaaaaaacaaaacaacgacttatatagtgatgaacgatttcaaaacactgcttcaggaagcttcgaagtgttatgattcttctgtgtcaaatcatgattcggatggcgtgtcaaaccgccaaactgctgaaatcacgtgactttggcgctccgaaccgctgattcgacacgctgattcataatgctccgaagcttcctgaagcagtgttttgaaattggcaaTCACTATATAAAtcgttattatttttttttttttttggcacaccaaaaatattctcgttgctttataatattaatattgaaccactgtacttacatgaacttatttaaatatgtttttagtacctttatggattgagagaggaaatgtcattgctccctatgcaggcctcacggagccatcggatttcaacaaaaatatcttaatttgcgttccgaagattaacgaaggtcttatgggtgtggaacggcatgagggcgagtaataaatgacagaatttaaatttttgggtgaactaaccctttaagaggtcattctaaaattactaaattacTGCTATTCCTTTGCTTCTAAAATGTGTATAAGtcgaaaaaagagaaaaacgcAAACGCGCTGACAACAGAGCACATGGCTTTGGTTTTCTTTTCCTGTACCTTTAAATCTGTACAAACGTTTGAGGCGAGCACCCTCTGTCGGGTGAATAAGTTTGCTGAGCCTTGTCTCCCGTATCTTTTGCCAAATTTACACTGAAGTGCCATTTTATGTctttacacagactgtttatTGCTTTTCAGAGgtggcataaatgcatttacacagcaaTTACTAGTATATTTTGATACCGGTGTTGAGGTGAGTCAGACCTGACACCATTTAATCTTGCTTAAATATTAAGCAGGCACAGAGCAGCTCAGTTCAGATGTCATGGAGCACTCACGGAATGAGCTGAtgaactgaattaaacataagtTAGACATATATTGTGCAGTGTTGAATAGCTTCCATGACCAGCATTAGTGAGAAATGTACAAATCTACCCCACTCagacttatttttaataaattcctACTCCAACATCATTCAACAATGGAGTAGTCCTTACATCTTTACTATTTGAATAACCAGATTGTCAAAACTTTAAGGTTCTTAATGTAGTTTTTGAATGCATCTTactaaaaatgtatgtacatgCACAAAGAATTATGTTTTTAACCATTGTTCAGAGCACACTTGATTAAGTTATTCAATAAAACCTGGCCAAAGCAATTCAGTTTTTAAATCTTACATTCATCTAAATGCAACGCAATGACAAACATGCATTTGCCTTAATAGGGCCAAGCAGGCTCTGGTGATTACATGTTCAATGAGGTCATTTGAATTTGGCATTGAACGTTCACACAGCTAAGATTACATTTGTCAGCTGTCATCTTGGCTGGCATCATTACTTATAAAGATAGGAATAACATTATGCTGAATGACACTGCATTTAATAAGAAAGTCATCATTgttatttatgaaatattgcagtgattattacaACTGATTTATACAGGCATGCACATTTTTTATATTCATGTGCCCCCATGTTCTTTAAGCAAAAACATGAACTCCTCCTAACAACACCTCTTCTCTGATGGCATGTGCACCGGTGGGACAATAACCTCTTCCCCACAGTAAtcagtctcacacacacacacacagcaattacaaaattacaacataatccaatcaattcctgatggatgAAATAATGACCCACCCTACATTTTGTTCCTTATTCAAGACATTTCACTCAGACATAGGTCACAATATAGTAGAGCCCCTAAGGAGACAAAGTAAcccaaaacaataaaaataaaaaaggaggGAAGTGAAAATTTTATATCAATGCTTTTGCATCCTCTTGCAAAAGTATTGCATTCCACTGAGAAACTTTACATTCCCTCGCAAAACCACATTACTATGTCCCTTTGGGAGTTCTGTACAATAGGGGGAAAAGGGCATGTGCAATTTCAGTTTCAtgtcaacttttaaaaaaggctTGAATGAATGggtcgcaaaaaaaaaaaaattctagcaAAGCTCCTCCATTGGACCACCATTCATAGTGACCATGTCtatttttatacatatacacatgGTATATTCAAAATCTTAAGACACAATATAGACTTGTTTGAAGAACAGAGGTAAAAGTTACCTGGAGGGCAAGTCTATTAACAAAAACTGCTGTGACCAGATTCAGTGAAGTACTGAACTCCTAACTAAATGTCTTCACTAAACTACTAGATTTGAGCTAGACCAGCAAGTTCATTATTAATCTTAAgcaacaaaacagacaaattTTAAGAATTAAAGAGAAACTGAAACAAGAGGTATTACGTTTAATGTCATTGTTCCCCTTTATTTTCAGGCTTTGATACAAATTAAAGGCCTACAAGACTTAATctgcaaatgaaaacaaaacagcgAAGGCAACTCATCAGACAAAGATGGACAACTGAAGgaggtggtggtggggaggaggGAGGGAACTTGGATGGGAATGTTGTGGTTAGCGGCAGGATTTAAGAAAGGGGGCACTGAGGGGTACTAGACTAGGGTTTGGGTGAATGTTAGTGGAAGGGGTGTTTACAATTGGCCACAGTTCGCAATGGCAACCTTGGCACTGGTCTTTCCACTGCTAGAACCGTAGCCCTCCACCTTCTTGATGATGTCCAGGCCATCCACAACCTCTCCGAAGACAACATGCTTGCCGTCCAGCCTGGTGGAAAGAAATCGTGGATGAAAAGTCAGGACAGGACAAGACACTCCACAGCATGGATCCAGGAGTGTTTTAACATGGTCATTCACAATTCTTTTGCTCACCATGAAGTCTTTTCTGTGCAGATGAAGAACTGGGAACCATTGGTGTTGGGGCCTGCATTGGCCATGGACAGGATGCCACTGCCAGTGTGTTTCAGGGTAAAGTTCTCATCCTCAAACTTGCTGCCATAAATTGACTTGCCACCAGTTCCATCGTGTTTCGTGAAGTCACCTCCCTGTATCCAAAGGTCTCAAGATTAGAACTGAGTGTCAAAAAACTACTAAGATCACAGAAGGCTATTGGGACTAAATCTTTTATACCTGGCACATGAAGCCGGGGATGACACGATGGAAGGTGGATCCTTTGTAGCCATAGCCAGGCTGACCTGTGCACAACTGCCTGAAGTTCTCTGCAAGATGACAGACAGGTGATGAGTACTTTTATGATCACACACACGGGAAAAgtactaataataaaataaatataaatacctGCAGTTCTGGGGACAACATCAGCTCTCAGCTGTTAAAAGAAAACGTcacaaattaacatttaaaatgactgcagcagcaataaggTGTTCAAGTGAGTGACTACATCATGCAGCCAATTAAGCGAAATAGAAACAAGCTCGTGTGGAGACCGAGTGTCTCATCTTCATGCGACTGACAAACACCTCCAGTTCATGCAGCCTGACAAACACCTCCAGTTAAACCGCGACAATGCAGAAGACAAAATAATCTGGGCTTTCAAGGCAGTGCAGCACATTGTACAGTTTTGCTCGCACAAAATGTATTGACTGTAGACTCACTTTAAGTGCTTATAAGAAATCCTGACCACGCGCGTCTGTAACATTTTCTGAGTTttactagactaaaactaaaatggcCGCTCAGAAAGTATACATTTACTAGCGCAAGTAATGCAGtgttaaacactttttttaataCCCCCTCCTCCAAATTAACTTTAATATTAGTCAAATTCAAAAGTACAactacatttgaaaaaaaaaacaaggagtCTAGCGGCTAGTGTATGGAAATCTCAGCCTGGGCTGCGAGAACGGTACCCTCCCATCCCCCTCCACACACCCCGGCGAACTTTCCAGAACATCTTTCCACAGAGATTGCCGGATGCGATTTCAGCATCCGGcatatatttgataaaaatatatttaaaaaataaataagcgCTGACTTTGTCGCAATTGTTTGAGTTTCTGTGTGGCATGAAGTTTGGACACCGCAAAATAAAGTCGCCTTCAGAGAATCCGGGTTAAACAAAAGATCTGTGGCCCATTCATTCAATGCGTACTGCTGCATGATACATTTCTGCATTCTTCCCAAAGCAAGCGCTGGAACCGCAAAGTCTTTGTCTATTCTGTGGTAAACTCTTCGTATGAGACAAGTTATTCTGTCAGTAAACTTTATTGGCAGCATTCAAGAATATAAGCGTGCTGTAGGTGAAGTACCACGTAGGGTTAACGCGGCCTAGTGCGGCGCGTGCTTAGTATTACAGCTTTACTTGCAAAGTAGGTTTTGCCGATACCTACGTTATATAACAATAACAGCAGTTTTATGCAAATACCTCAAAGCGTCACTATGGAAATGAACAATTTATAGCCCGACTGATGAAATCTAACATTAAAACCCTACATACTGCCAGATTCACAACATCACTGTTGCTCGTTGCACAATGCTGCAAAATTGTACACGGGATTAACGTTAGATATAAATCAAGCAAGCCGTTTTGGCCGGGAGTATTTATAGCACCGTTAGGCTAAAGGTTATACATTTGTTTGCCAGGTAATTGCACAAACAGGTTAAGCATGACTGAATCATGAGATTTGTCTAGCAGAAATGCAAAACACTTAAATGGTACAAGGATATTCAAGTTCTGCAGCACAGCAGGGTTTAGGTGCACATAACATAAGGTAGCCTAGCACATGCGGCTATCGATGAGACCCGCTCAAGAAAGGCGTTTGCACGACTTGCAGGAAAAATGTCAGTGAGTTGTTCCTTGCAATAAGGCTaaggtgaaattaaaaatattatgtgaAGCTTTACCTCCATAATCACTCTTCCAAGTGGATTGCCGTTGGCGGTGAGATCGAAGAAAACTCTAGGCCTTGCCATggctttaaattattttgcgCTTAGATGATGCTCGGCTGAAGCGCCTCAACAGTGTGTCACTAACTGCCTTGGAATGGAGGAAAGACCAGATGAAGGCCGCCAAGCTATATAATTACAGGAGAGGGACGTCATGAAGCTGCAACTGTCCAATAAGAGCGTGTCGATGCTTTGAAAGACACAAATATGAACCAATGAAAAATCTTTATTGAGAATTTGCAGTCGACATGCGCTTTTGGGCATGCGGCAGCGGCATTAAGTCGTGTATATTGCTGTTAACATGAAATGCGTCCAATTTTGGCTTGGTGATACTTTAAAACAGGGGTGCAAAACTCAGTCCTGCAGTGTTTAGTTTCAACACGCATACCTGTAGGTTTCAAATAAGCCTGAATTACTTATTTATCTGGATCAAGTGCGTTTAGTtagggttgaagctaaactctgcagggctgtggccctccaggaactgttttttttttaaaacaaacaaacaaacacacacacacacacacacaatacaccattTGGATGTCCTGTAAGAGCAAATTCAGTGCTTTTCCAGAGATTCCAAACGTTTGAAAGTTTCATAATGACAACTCCCTCTCATTGGTCTTTAACTGACATTAATTTAGTGATCAAATTTAACACTTCAACATATCAGGAAAACGTTTTggggtttcaaatcaaaatatgactttgtCACAAAACAGGACGTCAACTTCATACATGTCCACTGTAGAGGACACCAGGACTTAAAGCATGTTTATCAGGCATTTTGGGAGACACGACAAGTGAATAgggaaataaattatatatcaatattcctatGAAATATTAGATATTATGAAAATCTTGCCAATTATTACTCACACTATTATACTTATTTTTTCCACTACATGTCGCCCCAAGAACACAATATGCAAATTATTTAGTTACAAGAAGAAGgtctagttttatttttatagtgcCTTTCCATAGCTCAAGGTCACTTTACATTGTGCACACCCACATAGACAATATAAGCCACATAAGGCAGCATATAGCCACATTATCcaaaatacatattaaatagATGTTTTTAGCTGAGTCTTGAAGGTAGACAAAGATGATATATTACAAAGTGTAAGGGGTAATGAATTCCATAATTTAGGAGCATATATAGTTACATTGTATATAATGGGAAAACCCGCTTATAATCATCTTTGTACAAAGTTTGGTATAGAAAATCCTGAaacctaaaaatgtattttaaaaaatcccattgtttttcCTTATTCAtgaatttctatttattttaaaaattgagtcctggtgtccactacagaggacatagcataacttatgaataaaatatttttctccatttttttcttatacTCTAAACAATGtaataacatgaaaaaaatactaaattcacAAAACTTAGAGACAGAGAGAGTATTTTGTCATTGATTTTAGTTAACCCTTGGGTGCTGTTCGGGGTCTTTTTGACCCAAAATGACATTtgctgaaataataataaaaaaatgtttgtctttgtCCAAATGGGACAAAAATGAGACTTTGTACAGTTGTCAACACTTTCaagatatacaaataaaaaaatgaattgggaTGATATGTTTTCACGTTAGTGTGGAAAAAAAAGTCGCAATCATGAttagaaaatggaaaaaattcatcctcaaaatcagAAACAATGCAGAACACACATAGACAGAAATGAAGTGGCACATTAAAACATCCACAATGCAAAATGATCAtgctcacacacgcacacacacacagaatccATGCTTTATCTGCTCATTTGTTATTGCTGTTCCGTTCATTGCGTTTTGATGTTCACGTCGTGTATTTGTACGTATGTAATATATGTCCATTTCTGTTGTTTATTTAGTAACTGAAGTGTAGATTAAATTAgtcagtcaagtcaagtcaagtcaagtcaagtcattaAATTAGTAGAATTATATGAAAAGCAGATGTTTGAAACAAATAATAAACTCTAAAGACTTTTCTCTTTGTAACATCTTGTTCAGGTTTGATTCtaattataatgtaattattgaaaaacagatttttttttttcagtacaaaaaaaatgctaaactttgacaaaaagtaatttttattgttataattgttattttataatatgtagatatgaatccaactggaAAAACTGTTAAacagtggagctctgcagccatctactggttaaAGTGATAattgttttacttttaaaagctgtttttgtataaaaacccattttaaaaaatgtttttttatataaatttaaaaaataacaaatcctccaaaaactgcagaAATGTGGAGTTAACACATTAATAAAcggagtaaaattacatttgtttaaaaaaaaaaaaaaaaaaaaaaaaaggtttctaAGGCTCTCTGGAGACCCCAAACAGCACAAGTGTACACCACAAATGAACAGCGCATAAaggttaatattaataaataaaaacataataaatctTCTTGTTCGGTGAAACCATGGATCTAGAACAGCCTTCTTCATCCTTTTTGACTTTAAGGCCCCCCACTGTCCAACACAATATTAAAAGGCTGAGGCCCCCTAGTGGGTTCTTGCCCCCTGGTTGAGATCCACTGATCTAGACTCCATTAGCATATGTTGTGTCATCCTCAAAAAAAGTTCATGCCATCTTGCATAACACACAATCCAGTTTTTGTAactagtaataaatgaataactTCAGGAATTTGAGAAGATTATGAGTTTATTGTATGAAGCTAAACCGTTACAAGAACAATCTGATtcctcaaaaaacaaaataaataaaataatttgctTTCTTTTTGAAAAAGCCAAAAAGATGTAACCGGTTTCTATTTAAAAGAGTGACCGCAAACAGGTGTAATTCTGTCTGTCTTGCCATATTAAATGTTCCTGCTGCTGGGTTGGGTTGTATGGCACAAGTTATCATATGGCTAGGATGGTTATGAATGGATTTTTGTCTGCATCAGGCTGCATCAATGATTAGCCAAGTGTGCAGAGTATACAATGCAATCTATAGATGATACTGGACGAGAAAAGAGGCACATACTGTAATGTAAATGTGCCGCAAAGAATTTTCCACACTGTCCTGATTTTGACATCAAGCCTTTTCTCCCctgaataaagtaatttttacataaatacaATCATACAACTGCAACATCCACTTGAGAGAACCAACTGTTTTTTCTTCATACCAGAAAACAGTGCAAAGGTACAGATAAAGTGTCATTTTTACCACTTACTTTACAATCTTGTCCACCAATGAAACACGGCAAATGTATGTGCCAAAATTCTCTCTTAttctaacaaaataaaaaacaaaagaaaacaaacatacaaattaAAGCCATATAGCCGTTGAAAGTTGGGATGCAAGTAGCATACAGAATTCATGACAACCCTACATGAAAGCTTAGGAAAAAGTGAAATTGGAGGCAAAGATGCCGATTACTATACGGGGAAGTTCTTAGCAGGATCTGAACTGTGCTTTGGTTGAAAATCCATTAGGTCCATTATTAAATTTgtgctgtttatttattttctgtggtttattatatttttgtgttgttgaACTGGGCAACAAGGGTAAATAAGACTGAACTGAAAATTGTGGATACATGATACTGAACACAGGATAAACtgtattactattatttatgGGATGAATAAAATGGTTTGGTGTAGTGTATTTGGTTGCCGGGATGAAAGGGGTGTTTgtgagtttttgttttctttgttgaTTGGAGGACAGATTTagatgtggtctttgaaggcgTCCAGGTTAAAGGCAGTGTCGAGGAAACGCTTTAGCTCCAGAAGATGGGTGTTCTTGTTGCCAGTGGCCGGGGCAGCGGCAGGCTCACGGCCAGCATACCTGTGCACAGAAAGACAGAGTGAGGATTTGTGAGAATCTGTGAGAGCACCTGCAGTGTCACAGCTCTCTATGAGAAGACGAGAGTTTACCAGACAGGCTTGGCACGATTGATGGTGGTGCGCATGCGGGGCTTGACGTAGTCATAGTATCCCTGGTTCTTATGCTCCTCTTGACACCAGACTAGGTCAGCATTGGGATATTTGTCAGTCTCTGCCTTCACCAGGTCAAATGGGAAAGGAGAGAGCTGGGGAAGAGCAAAAGCATGAATCAGTCCACCGTTTACAATATATATAGGCCATTGCTGAAAGAACCCAAGCAAGGATTGTTGAGTTTCTACTGAAGACGTCGGTACCTGCTCAATGCGAGTGATAGCCACAGAGTTCTCCATGTTACGTGCTTTGCGTTCACGTGTAAGCTCATAATAGATTTTTCCTGTACAGAAGACAATGCGCTTGACCTCTGAGGGGTTTTGAGCTGCGAGTCCATCATCTGGGATCACACGCTGGAAATAAGTGCCTGTAGAGACACGCATGCATAATGACGTTTATTAGAATGATAACAGGAGAGATCTCACATCCAATACAGACACTCCAATAACCTTTATTGACAATCAAATGGCCCTGTTCTGAACCCTCCTTTAGCTTCCCCTGTACTACTGTTATATCTAAGTGCGGGAGATGCTCTCTTTTCTCCATTATGACTTGCCAGTGATTATTAAAGGGGAATATATGTTTTGTTCCAACATCCAGATTTAATTCTTGTAATTTGTTAAGCACTGATCCCATTCCAATTGCCTTTTGTTTTTAGTGTATGTATTTAAAGCTGTTTTCAGGTCTGTAAAGGGTATAGAACATTTTACTGGTTCTTTTGATAATGCTTCTTTGGCAACATTGTCTGCTTGCTCATTACCAGAGATTCCTAAGCGGCCAGGTACCcagaagaaaataataataaaatgctgTGATTCAAGAGATGACAATAAAATCTTAACAGTGGTTGGGTGATCACTTTTTATAGATTCCAATGCTTCAAAACATGATTTTGAATcagttattattaaaaaattctgTTGTGAAAAGTTTCAATGAACTCCAATGCCAATATTAGAGCATTTGCCTCTGCAGTGAAGATTGAACTCTGGTTAGGGATACGTGTACCCTGACATAGTTGATTAGTTGCAAAAGCTGCTGCCACTTGATTTCCAGATTTAGATCCATCTGTATATACTGGGGTATGCTGTTTCTCTTATGTCAAGAAATTATTGCTGATATTCATTCGGATGAGTTTTTGATTTTTGGTTTCTTGCTAAACCCAGATGAATTTTAGGTTTCTTAAGATTCCATGGAGAAATTCTGCAAAAATGTGTCTGTTccaaaatgtttaaatccaCTTTTAGATTTTCCAGGTGGCTTTTGAGTTCAGTGGCTCTAAATGATCGGATCGCAAACAGAGAAGCAAAACTGGGTTAAAGGGTAAGAATAAAAATTCACCTACAGGGTTACATGTGCTTGCGCCATTATAGATGCTCAGTGTGATAAACTCCTGACTCCCAAGATCATCTAACTGCATGACGTAAATTACGTTAATGAtgaaatttcacatttatttgcattttattatttcaactCGTTAAGAATTTTGAATTAATCGCATGAGTTAAtgttgacagccctaataattCCCAGTGCGCACAGAATTATCAGATTACTGAGTGCAGATTACGGAGTCCTTTTTAATAATAGGTTTACAGAATCAAGTTGCTACCTACAGaataaatttgtttattttacaggtttatttttatctagttaatttttaaatgatttacttcttaattaattaaatattatgtaaaataaatagaatttaATTGTGGAAATTACACACGTTATATAGAATCTTTAAATTAGCACGATATATAGGCTTTCCTATTGGCCACTGGCCACTCTGCTCTCCAAGATATCACCTatcaaaaaaatacatattggCAGACCACAAATGAAAACTTTCCTTCTCATGTGTTTAAGCCATCAAACCAAAGTGGCACAACTGTTCTCTCTAAAATCTTCCCCCTAAAATCGATAATGAGAAAGAAACAGTTTCTGACCTGGTAGCATCTGGTCAAAGCTAGACTTTGCCTCCGGATGACGCAGAAGAGATTTGGGGGTGAAGATAAtaagctaaaaaaataaataaatcagttaaaaattctaatcattcatttaaacacCAATAATGCATTTGATGAACTAATGAACATCCAGATGCTCTCAGATAGCTGAACTCACAGGTTTCCTGAAAGGAAGAAGGATCTGCCTCCTCATCACATGGAAATAGTTGGCAGGATTTGAACAGTTTACGACAATCCAGTTGCAGTCATACAGCTGACGCACCTCAAAGTCATCAGTGATTTTCTGCAGTCGAAATTAAAGGTACATATCGATATATTCTCTCTGGGAACGGCTATGAAATCTTTGCTTATACCAACACCATATGAATGTTTATAGACATGCTAGGTAGCCAGTCTTACAGGGTTAAAGTCGGGGTCGTCATTGCACATCTGCAGGAAGCGCTCTGGACGGGCAGACGAGTGCTCTGGACCCTGTGAAGgaacaaaatgaaagaaaatcttCAAATCCTTTACAGCCAGCTCACACAGGTGAGTGTGTGCAAAAGTGGAGCATGGAGATATGAATTGTGGGTAATATAGCCATACCATCCCCTCCATGCCATGTGGCAGCAGTAAGACAATGCCATTCTGGCGGACCCATTTAGCTTGGCCAGGGCAGATGAACTGGTCTATTATACACTGAGCTGTGTTATGGAAGTCTCCAAACTGGGCCTCCCACAGAACCAGAGCATTGGGACTGGCCATGGCAAAGCCCAACTCAAAGCCTAAGAAAAAGTCACACagaatgaaagaaaacaagtttcTATGAGCGTCCTCAACCTTTCATTTAAATGCAGAGATAATTTAACATGCACTCCGAGTGCCTGAATACCTAGAACTCCATACTCAGACAGAGAGCTGTTGCAGACAGTGTACGGGGCTTGGTTAGGGGATATGTGGTTCATGGGGATGCAAATCCTCTTGTCCACATTTTGATCATGGAGAACATGATGACGGTGACTGGAAATGCAACAAACAACAGGTCAGTAATCTCCTACACTGAATTGGAATCCAAAATAATGTTGCATTTGAAATAGTGGCTAAAATAAAAGTCTATCAAACAGAAAAATGTACAGTTACTACCCaactaaatgtaataattatattattctGGTAATTCTGACGTTTTGAATGATTTTGAAAATTGAATAttgaatgattatgaatgttGTTTATACCTGAAGGTTCCTCTCTCCGCATCTTGGCCACTGAGACGCACATGGATGCCCTCCTTGAGCAGAGAGCCAAAGGCCATGTACTCTCCCAGAGCCCAGTCCACCATCCTGTTCTTGATCATGTCACCACGGCCCTTCAGAATACGACTCAGACCTGTACACAAAGAGCATTATTGTAACAGAACATGAAATgtgtgcatatttacatattattttgTATGTCTAGTGTACCTCCATGAATTGTGAAATCCTCTACGGGTACTGATGACGCCACTTGACCAATGTGGGTCAGATCCTCCTCTGGCAGACCAGTGGATGGGCAGCTCATACTCTTGGGCTGGCCATCCAGAGTAAAAAAACCTGCACACCAAACACAATGAATTTACTGTAAGATCCACCAATCCACCAATTTCTTTTTTTGGACTATCATCATAAAGTCTGATACATATTGCAGCTTATTCTGAACTGCCCACTTTCAGATGGCCACAGCAAGATGCACCCAGAGATAAATgtgtaaagattttttttttaggtttaatAAATCACTTTAATTTGAGATAAAATGGAAATTCAACTAACCCATTTATATGTTATAAATCTTATTGTGAATGAATCAtccatttgtgttttatttacttatttatttttatcttgcCTTCATAATTGAAGGATGCAATTCTTTTTAATTCAATAATATACACGTTCACACACACCTGGCCAGGGGGAGTCCAGCCAGTGCTTGATGTGGAGGATCTTCTCATCCTTTGAGCGAGCATGAGCTTCCTCACAGATTTTGTCATACTTGGAAATCTCTTCCTATGGACAGAGATGAGAAACACATTATAAGGACAGCTGAAGATACTAGGCAGCTAATTGGATCTGGGCAGGACTGACTGACCTCATACTCTTGTCGTGAGACGGCACCTTCGGCAATGAGCTTCTCAGCATATTTCTGAAGAACTCCTTTCTGTTTCTTGATCTGTTTGTACATCAGTGGCTGGGTGAACATCGGCTCATCCATCTCGTTGTGGCCGTTACGG of the Megalobrama amblycephala isolate DHTTF-2021 linkage group LG12, ASM1881202v1, whole genome shotgun sequence genome contains:
- the ogdha gene encoding oxoglutarate (alpha-ketoglutarate) dehydrogenase a (lipoamide) isoform X4, producing MHRLRTCAARLRPITASQTAKNLSQQRPAATPRTFQPFRCYTAPVAAEPFLNGTSSNYVEEMYYAWLENPKSVHKSWDIFFRNANAGAPPGTAYQSPPPLGVSLAGLTQAQSLVGAQPNVEKLVEDHLAVQSLIRAYQVMGHHNANLDPLGISCVNFDETPVATGFQHVGFYGLEESDLDKVFRLPTTTFIGGNESALPLREIIRRLEMAYCQHIGVEFMFINDLDQCQWIRQKFERPGVMQFSLEEKRTLLARMVRSTRFEEFLQRKWSSEKRFGLEGCESLIPALKTIIDKSSQNGVDAVIMGMPHRGRLNVLANVIRKELEQIFCQFDSKLEAADEGSGDVKYHLGMYHRRINRVTDRNITLSLVANPSHLEAVNPVVQGKTKADQFYCGDTDGNRVMSILLHGDAAFAGQGIVYETFHLSDLPSYTTHGTVHVVVNNQIGFTTDPRMARSSPYPTDVARVVNAPIFHVNADDPEAVMYVCNVAAEWRATFHKDVVVDLVCYRRNGHNEMDEPMFTQPLMYKQIKKQKGVLQKYAEKLIAEGAVSRQEYEEEISKYDKICEEAHARSKDEKILHIKHWLDSPWPGFFTLDGQPKSMSCPSTGLPEEDLTHIGQVASSVPVEDFTIHGGLSRILKGRGDMIKNRMVDWALGEYMAFGSLLKEGIHVRLSGQDAERGTFSHRHHVLHDQNVDKRICIPMNHISPNQAPYTVCNSSLSEYGVLGFELGFAMASPNALVLWEAQFGDFHNTAQCIIDQFICPGQAKWVRQNGIVLLLPHGMEGMGPEHSSARPERFLQMCNDDPDFNPKITDDFEVRQLYDCNWIVVNCSNPANYFHVMRRQILLPFRKPLIIFTPKSLLRHPEAKSSFDQMLPGTYFQRVIPDDGLAAQNPSEVKRIVFCTGKIYYELTRERKARNMENSVAITRIEQLSPFPFDLVKAETDKYPNADLVWCQEEHKNQGYYDYVKPRMRTTINRAKPVWYAGREPAAAPATGNKNTHLLELKRFLDTAFNLDAFKDHI
- the ogdha gene encoding oxoglutarate (alpha-ketoglutarate) dehydrogenase a (lipoamide) isoform X6, with the protein product MLIRGHHVAQLDPLGIMDADLDSCVPTDIITSSDKLGFYGLEESDLDKVFRLPTTTFIGGNESALPLREIIRRLEMAYCQHIGVEFMFINDLDQCQWIRQKFERPGVMQFSLEEKRTLLARMVRSTRFEEFLQRKWSSEKRFGLEGCESLIPALKTIIDKSSQNGVDAVIMGMPHRGRLNVLANVIRKELEQIFCQFDSKLEAADEGSGDVKYHLGMYHRRINRVTDRNITLSLVANPSHLEAVNPVVQGKTKADQFYCGDTDGNRVMSILLHGDAAFAGQGIVYETFHLSDLPSYTTHGTVHVVVNNQIGFTTDPRMARSSPYPTDVARVVNAPIFHVNADDPEAVMYVCNVAAEWRATFHKDVVVDLVCYRRNGHNEMDEPMFTQPLMYKQIKKQKGVLQKYAEKLIAEGAVSRQEYEEEISKYDKICEEAHARSKDEKILHIKHWLDSPWPGFFTLDGQPKSMSCPSTGLPEEDLTHIGQVASSVPVEDFTIHGGLSRILKGRGDMIKNRMVDWALGEYMAFGSLLKEGIHVRLSGQDAERGTFSHRHHVLHDQNVDKRICIPMNHISPNQAPYTVCNSSLSEYGVLGFELGFAMASPNALVLWEAQFGDFHNTAQCIIDQFICPGQAKWVRQNGIVLLLPHGMEGMGPEHSSARPERFLQMCNDDPDFNPKITDDFEVRQLYDCNWIVVNCSNPANYFHVMRRQILLPFRKPLIIFTPKSLLRHPEAKSSFDQMLPGTYFQRVIPDDGLAAQNPSEVKRIVFCTGKIYYELTRERKARNMENSVAITRIEQLSPFPFDLVKAETDKYPNADLVWCQEEHKNQGYYDYVKPRMRTTINRAKPVWYAGREPAAAPATGNKNTHLLELKRFLDTAFNLDAFKDHI